Genomic DNA from Thermus amyloliquefaciens:
CATGGTGGGCCAGAAGACGGCATGGGGCTTCAGGATGTCCTTGCCGATGAGGTGCCAGGCCTGGGGCCAGAAGACCCGGTACCGCTCCCCCTCGGGGTAGCCCAGGGCGGAAACGTAGTTGAGGAGGGCGTCAAACCACACGTAGGTCACGTGGGCCTCATCCCAGGGCAGGGGAATGCCCCAAGGGACGCGGGCCTTGGGCCGGGAGATGGAAAGATCCCCCACGGGCTCGGAGAGCATGGAGAGCACCTCATTCCTATACCCCTCGGGCCGGATGAGGTCGGGATGGGTCTGGAGGTAGTCAATGAGCCACTCACGGTACTTCTCCATGCGGAAGAAATAGTTCCCCTCCCGCCTCCTCTCCACGGGGCGGCCGTGAATAGGGCAAAGATCCCCCTCCAGCTCCTTCTCCGTGTAAAAGCGCTCGCAGCTTACGCAGTAAAGCCCCTCGTACTCCCCGTAGTAGATGTCCCCAGCCTCGTAGACCCTCTGCAAGACCTGTTGCACCACCCGCTTGTGCCGCTCCTCCGTGGTACGGATGAAATCGTCGTAGGCGATGCCCAGAAGCTCCCAAGCCTTGCGAAAGCGCTGGGATACCCGGTCCACAAAGGCCTGGGGATCCTCCCCCGCCCCAAGGGCCGCCCGGTAGACGGTTTCCCCATGCTCGTCGGTGCCGGTGAGGAAAAAGGTCCGGTACCCATCCAACCGGTGCCAGCGGGCCAGAAAGTCCGCCACCACCGTGGTGTAGGCGTGGCCCAGGTGGGGTTCCGCGTTCACGTAGTAGATGGGGGTGGTGATGTAAAAGACCTTTTCCATCCCTCCTCCAAGAAAAACCGGGGCATGCGCCCCGGGCGGGAGGCTCCTCCCGCCCTAAGGGTGGGGCATGCCCTTCATGGGTCCGATTCTACACCTTACGGGAGGATCTCCTCCACCCCCGCAGGCCCCGCCACCAGGGCCCGGGTGGCCAGGCCCACGAAAAGGCCCGTTTCCACCACCCCCGGGATCTCCAGAAGGGCCCTGTGCAGACCCAGGGGGTCCCCAATGGGGCCAAAGCGCACATCGGCGATCAAGTGCCCCCCGTCGGTGAAGTAAAACTCATCCCCCTCCATCCTCAGCTCCGGCTCCCCTCCCAGAGCGCGGATGGCCTTCAAGGTGGCCAGATGGCCAAAGGGCACGATCTCCACCGGCAGCACCCCGCGGCCCAAAACCGGCACCTTCTTGGTGTGGTCGGCGATCACGATGAACTCCTTGGCGTTGCTCTCCACGATCTTCTCCCGCAAAAGAGCCCCGCCCAGGCCCTTGATGAGGGAGAGGTCGGGGGCGATCTCATCGGCCCCGTCTATGGCCAGGTCCACCCCATCCGGGGGCAAATCCACCACCCGAATCCCCTCCCTAAGGGCCAGGTCCTTGGTGGCCTCCGAGGTGGGGACCCCCACAACCCCCCTAAGCTCCCCTTCCCTGAGCCGCCGGGCCAGCTCCAAGACCGCGTACCGGGCCGTGGACCCCGTGCCCAAGCCCACCACCATGCCATCCTGGACATAGGCCACG
This window encodes:
- the rpiA gene encoding ribose-5-phosphate isomerase RpiA translates to MERPLESYKKEAAHAAVAYVQDGMVVGLGTGSTARYAVLELARRLREGELRGVVGVPTSEATKDLALREGIRVVDLPPDGVDLAIDGADEIAPDLSLIKGLGGALLREKIVESNAKEFIVIADHTKKVPVLGRGVLPVEIVPFGHLATLKAIRALGGEPELRMEGDEFYFTDGGHLIADVRFGPIGDPLGLHRALLEIPGVVETGLFVGLATRALVAGPAGVEEILP